The DNA region CAAATAAGTCAAACAAGGGCACTATGTGATAAAccaacacacatttacaaaatGCACTTCAGAAAATGTCTCTTTAACACAGAGGTTTGGCCCAGGGTGTACTGTGGTCATGATCTCTACGATTGTAAATACCATAGCAGCACTAATAAAGCAGTAGTTTGGCCACAGACTGGCACCACAGAAAACCAGTCAGGTCAAACTTCATGTAAGGTTCTGGGGTTGTTTTTCTGCCTACTGCAGTCAAAAGATGACTAATATATCTTAATCAATATAATTCCACTCTTTTACACAAGAGATGACAATGTTAGGCACCGCAGAGAATTGGTATTAATGCTTGGAGCACTGCACTCATTTCAACAAGGCTTTTCTGGGCTTCCAAGTCAACACTTTCACTCCTGTCAGTCAGTGAATATCAGCTGGAACCACAGTGCAACTAACAACTGCCTTTTTATTGCCGTCATACtctttttaaagagaaaacagagtATTTTCTATGAACTTTCAAAACAGGCAAAACTATTCCTTCACTTCGTATTTGACACTGAAAACCTGTACAAAAATGGTGAGTTTCATTTCAGAAAGTGGAAATATCTGCCAGTATCGCTGGCAGATTGCCTGTGTTAGTAACAGAAGTAAAGGAACCATAGATTTTGACTGCGCAGCAAAATGCTTTTCTCTGATATCCTGATCTCTTTAAAGCAGCTGGTAAAAATAAAGTCAACATGTTCAAACACTGATCATCCCTCTGTTGATACTTGAATGGGCACtataaaaacaaatctgtttgAATATAACCCTGTATAAGGACAACTTTGAAAGGAAAGGCTACATCAATGTCAAGTAAAAGATCAATGAATAAAGGTATATTCTAATAAAACAATGCTGTCAGAGAATTTTTCAGTTCTTGGATTACTTGTGCTGCCCTCGAGCAAAATGGCAGGCAAAGTCATACTTGCTCTTGCACTTGTATCCGCAGATGTTGCACTGGAATGGGTTCTCGTAGCCGTGGCAGCCCATGTGTATGGTGTAAAGGATGTTATCTGGGAAATAAATGTCACAGTGCTGGCAGTGATGCAGGACGTGGGGGTCCTGGGGAGGTGCAGACAGGCCATGGGCTGGTGTGCTGGGCTGGCTGTTGGAGATGCTGGGAGTATTTGTGCGTCCACTGTGATCGCTGCagggtcctcctccaggactgcaACTGCTgtggggaggaggacgaggttCTGGCGTAATCGGGGATGAAGAGGAAGCGTGAGCCATGCTGACTGTCAAGGCAACAGGGGTTGTGGCTGGGTGGGGCTGCTGAATGAGGAAGGGTTTCTCATCAACGACAGACTCTTCCCCTGGAGACATCgggggctgggactgggactcTGAAGGCAGGCTGGCCAACTGGCCTGCCAGAGTGGACAGTTGATTCAAAGGGTTATCCATAACCATGTCGTGCTGATGGTGATTTTGAGTTGTGGAATGGCCTTCCTCCATAGGTCGACTCTGATTGTCATAGTTCTCCTGACGTAAATGGGGCAGCTCGTGGGAGAAGTCGTTCACATTGTCAGCCTTGTGCACGACCATGGATGGGGGATTGAAGTTGATGAGTAGTCGTCGGCCATAACCTAAGGAGCTGGCCTTTTTCTGTAAAACACTCAGCATCTTCTTGTGGGAAAGTGAGCGAGCGCCCTTCATTGGCAGGAGTTTGTGGCGTCGCCGACGATGGTGTGACAAGTTACTGCGATCGCTGCAGCGGAAAGAGCAAAGCTCACACTTGTATGGTTTCTCGCCCGTGTGCGATCGCATGTGGGCCTCCAGGTGCCGCTCATATGCTGAAGCAAATGGGCACAGGTGGCAGCGGTGAGGTTTCTCTCCTGTTTTTGGAaaccccgcccccccaaaaGACAGGTTGAGTTTCATATGTTAAGCTCATTATTTTCTACAAATCTTCTCAACTTACCTGTGTGAATTCGGATATGTTCAATGAGCCTAGCTGTGCCTCTGGTGGCATAGGTGCAGTAGCGGCACTTGAGCTTCCCATCATAGGTCCTCTCAAAACCATCTACAAGGATCCCAGAACTGTCCTCCAGGGAGATATCCACTGGAGGATGATCCAGCCCATTCTGACTGCAGTCTGCATACAACGAGACTGGTTATAAATTGTGCTTATACTGAAGCTGGGATCAACATTGAGGTATATGGCAATGCTCTTTCCAGTTTCATTAAATAACAGCATGCAGTCCAATACTTTAGTTATACTTGAGTATAAAATATCAGACTTTCAGATAGAAGGACCACAGAAATTGTGATTTCAATATACAGACTTCAAGTTCGATTCTACTATTCACAATTGTTGACTTTCATTGTGTAATGTGGAAAAGCCAGAGATTGGATTACTAACCATTACCTGGGGGCAGCTCGTCAGCCTCTTTAACGCCGCTAACAGACCCTGATATCATGTTGACATGTTGAGTCTGCTGGCTCAGGTATTCTTGAAAATCCTTCACAAAGTCAAGCGTGTCTGGCTTTTCCTCACTCATTGGTCCAAAGTGATATAAGCGTCCAACCTACAATTCCTGAGGAAAGCAGAGGACTCAACATAACATTAGAATGCCTTGTACTTAGCTATATCGGAAAAGAATGGAATAAAAATAAGTCAAACCGAAGAAAATATAAGGAGCAAAAATGGAGCATAACCAAAACGGCATCAGAGATCTCAACCCACCTTGTCGAAGATGACGTGTTGAAAAATGTAGTATTTTACTTTGCTGATTAAAAACGTTCAACAACCTATTAATAATCCTTTAGGTCCGTAACGGGCACAAGAGGAACCGACGCCTAGCTAATCTATAATCTCCCCAATCTCTGCGATACAACACATTCTTTTCGTCAATTAGTTGTTACCACAGCTACATTAGCCAGTTACACAGGTTAGCCAGACAGCTATCGTTAGCTTATCTAAGAGAAAACATATCTGTCCAATCAAACGCAGCTCATTTGGTTGACATGGTCACAATTCACGCAGTCTCCGTAGTTCTGAGAGAATAATCAATCAAAGTAAACTTCAAATGAATTTAACTTCAGCCGTTTAAGAAACAGCTAAAGAGTAAAGGGAATTTACTAAATCAAAACAATGAACCTGTTGGAGGAGTCATTTAACGCTGGAGCTCATTTTGTGTACCAATAAAAAACGGTCCTAATAGCTCCATGCAACCGAAAACCATGGttccgcttcttcttctgcgttttcttcttcttcttcttcttcttcttcttcttcttcttcttcttcttcttcttctcttcttcttcttcttcttcttcttcttcttcttcttcttcttcttcttcttcttcttcttcttcttcttcttcttcttcttcttaaatCGAGGTAGCAAACTACAATTGCTAAACCGCCACCCTGTGGTCTGTAGTGATGACTGCAATGGCGTTCCGTCTAATATTTAGATGAAATCgcaaaactaaaaataaataaatagataaataaaaatattctaAACCGTACATACATAGATCCATTCCTTTATACTTAATCCTGTTTCTCTTAAAAATTCCAAAATACATCCGCTGACCCGATCTCTGGATGTGCTCTTGCCAACTTGTCTAGCAtatttatctccaaacacatttCCTTGAACCCAAAAATGAGCTGGTATCCAAATTTAACAAATATTCTTAATGATTGAATTCAATGGTTCAATGATACTGTTTCATAGTATTCCATACATAGAAGATTCTATTTCCCAAGTGACTCCCAAGTTCTTAAACCTCCTGGCTCTAAAAGTGATTCTCTACACACTACTTATTGGTTTCACTTCCTCTATCCACTGTAATGACATGATTATTGCTTATTAAATCTTTAATCCTCTTCTAATCTCCTTTGAGTGAAAAATAGAACTTTTGTCTGCTCTATTGAAAACCTGAATCTCCAGTTTAATGACCATAATTGCAGCTTGTTAATGGCATTTTCTAAACTTTTAACATATGTTATATTCCTCCCCCTTTCCCATTGTGACGCATCACCAGCAAACAGAGACTTTCCTGTTGCTGAGGCCGATCCTGACCCGGTCACACCACACATTCTCCTCATGGAACGGTACGGCCCTTCACTACAACCCCAACAGTGTCCTAGGGAGCCGTCGATGGCGGCACAGCCAGGTGCTAGTTGACAACTTCTGGTCTGCCTTCATCCGACGTTACCTGCCAGGCCTTTGATCACCGACTATATTAACAGGTTAATGACGTATTCATCCTTTGTGGCAGCTATATACTCTTATGAGATATTAGCCGACTGTTAGGAACTCTGGCAAATATACCATCACTGACCCCTGTAACGCTGAAGCTTCCTAACTGGTCTCAACTCAgaataaaatatgtaaaaatccAGTTGGACGTTATCGCACCTTCCTCCAGAAGCGCTGGATTAAGGAAGAATGCTTTGTAACACAGTCCCCCCCACACATTTTTGAAGATAATGAGAttctttaatgttaatgtgaaatgttttttttttaaagtgttacaTGCACGCATATATTCATCCAGTAGACCACatcttcaaaatatatttgttACTGTCATTTGAGCACATCCACTATGACATGACGGCACTAACCTGTGTGACACGACACACTCTTAGATTTACAGCTTGCAATTACATAGAAGTGGAAAACAAGGCCCGGCAATTACATCGCTTTCAAAAGCTGTTGTATAATT from Takifugu rubripes chromosome 4, fTakRub1.2, whole genome shotgun sequence includes:
- the ikzf5 gene encoding zinc finger protein Pegasus isoform X1 produces the protein MSEEKPDTLDFVKDFQEYLSQQTQHVNMISGSVSGVKEADELPPGNDCSQNGLDHPPVDISLEDSSGILVDGFERTYDGKLKCRYCTYATRGTARLIEHIRIHTGEKPHRCHLCPFASAYERHLEAHMRSHTGEKPYKCELCSFRCSDRSNLSHHRRRRHKLLPMKGARSLSHKKMLSVLQKKASSLGYGRRLLINFNPPSMVVHKADNVNDFSHELPHLRQENYDNQSRPMEEGHSTTQNHHQHDMVMDNPLNQLSTLAGQLASLPSESQSQPPMSPGEESVVDEKPFLIQQPHPATTPVALTVSMAHASSSSPITPEPRPPPHSSCSPGGGPCSDHSGRTNTPSISNSQPSTPAHGLSAPPQDPHVLHHCQHCDIYFPDNILYTIHMGCHGYENPFQCNICGYKCKSKYDFACHFARGQHK
- the ikzf5 gene encoding zinc finger protein Pegasus isoform X2, with protein sequence MSEEKPDTLDFVKDFQEYLSQQTQHVNMISGSVSGVKEADELPPDCSQNGLDHPPVDISLEDSSGILVDGFERTYDGKLKCRYCTYATRGTARLIEHIRIHTGEKPHRCHLCPFASAYERHLEAHMRSHTGEKPYKCELCSFRCSDRSNLSHHRRRRHKLLPMKGARSLSHKKMLSVLQKKASSLGYGRRLLINFNPPSMVVHKADNVNDFSHELPHLRQENYDNQSRPMEEGHSTTQNHHQHDMVMDNPLNQLSTLAGQLASLPSESQSQPPMSPGEESVVDEKPFLIQQPHPATTPVALTVSMAHASSSSPITPEPRPPPHSSCSPGGGPCSDHSGRTNTPSISNSQPSTPAHGLSAPPQDPHVLHHCQHCDIYFPDNILYTIHMGCHGYENPFQCNICGYKCKSKYDFACHFARGQHK